From Streptomyces sp. NBC_00370, a single genomic window includes:
- the leuA gene encoding 2-isopropylmalate synthase — translation MSETSVGRSTPVTNATHTQQPSGMPIHKYGRYDAVDIPDRTWPDNRVTVAPRWLSTDLRDGNQALIDPMSPARKREMFDLLVRMGYKEIEVGFPSSGETDFAFVRSIIEEGAIPDDVTISVLTQAREELIERTVESLRGARRATVHLYNATAPTFRRVVFRGTKEQVKQIAVDGTRLVMEYAEKILDDSTVFGYQYSPEIFTDTELDFALEVCEGVMDVWQPEAGREIILNLPATVERSTPSTHADRFEWMSRNLSRREHVCLSVHPHNDRGTAVAAAELALMAGADRIEGCLFGQGERTGNVDLVTLGMNLFSQGVDPQIDFSQIDEIRRTSEYCNQMEIHPRHPYAGDLVYTSFSGSHQDAIKKGFDARDADAAAQGKTVDEIQWAVPYLPIDPKDVGRSYEAVIRVNSQSGKGGVAYVLKNEHQLDLPRRMQIEFSRIIQAKTDAEGGEVTPAQIWSVFRDEYLPDADNAWGRLQLRSGQSTTDKDGQDTLTVEAVVDGVDTVLTGTGNGPISAFFEALATVGLDARLLDYQEHTMSEGARAQAASYIECAIDGKVLWGIGIDANTTRASLKAVISAVNRAAR, via the coding sequence ATGTCTGAAACTTCCGTCGGTCGTTCGACGCCCGTCACCAACGCGACCCACACCCAGCAGCCCTCCGGGATGCCGATCCACAAATACGGCCGCTACGACGCCGTGGACATCCCCGACCGCACCTGGCCGGACAACCGGGTTACTGTCGCGCCCCGCTGGCTCTCCACGGATCTGCGTGACGGCAACCAGGCGCTGATCGACCCGATGTCGCCCGCCCGTAAGCGGGAGATGTTCGACCTGCTGGTGCGGATGGGCTACAAGGAGATCGAGGTCGGCTTCCCCTCGTCGGGTGAGACGGACTTCGCGTTCGTGCGCTCGATCATCGAGGAGGGCGCGATCCCCGACGATGTGACGATCTCCGTACTGACCCAGGCGCGTGAGGAACTCATCGAGCGCACCGTGGAATCGCTGCGCGGCGCCCGGCGTGCGACGGTCCACCTGTACAACGCCACCGCGCCGACCTTCCGCCGTGTCGTGTTCCGGGGGACGAAGGAGCAGGTCAAGCAGATCGCCGTGGACGGTACGCGGCTGGTGATGGAGTACGCGGAGAAGATCCTCGACGACTCGACGGTCTTCGGTTACCAGTACAGCCCCGAGATCTTCACCGACACCGAGCTGGACTTCGCCCTGGAGGTCTGCGAGGGCGTCATGGACGTCTGGCAGCCCGAGGCCGGCCGCGAGATCATTCTCAACCTGCCCGCGACGGTGGAGCGTTCGACGCCGTCCACGCACGCGGACCGGTTCGAGTGGATGTCCCGCAACCTGTCGCGCCGTGAGCACGTCTGCCTGTCCGTCCACCCGCACAACGACCGGGGTACGGCCGTGGCCGCCGCCGAGCTGGCGCTGATGGCGGGCGCCGACCGGATCGAGGGCTGTCTGTTCGGCCAGGGTGAGCGCACCGGCAACGTCGACCTGGTCACCCTGGGCATGAACCTCTTCTCGCAGGGCGTCGACCCGCAGATCGACTTCTCGCAGATCGACGAGATCCGCCGCACCAGCGAGTACTGCAACCAGATGGAGATCCACCCGCGCCACCCCTACGCGGGTGACCTGGTCTACACGTCCTTCTCCGGCTCCCACCAGGACGCCATCAAGAAGGGCTTCGACGCCCGCGACGCGGACGCCGCCGCGCAGGGCAAGACGGTCGACGAGATCCAGTGGGCCGTGCCGTACCTGCCCATCGACCCCAAGGACGTCGGCCGCTCCTACGAGGCCGTCATCCGGGTCAACTCGCAGTCCGGCAAGGGCGGTGTCGCCTACGTCCTGAAGAACGAGCACCAACTGGACCTGCCGCGCCGGATGCAGATCGAGTTCTCCCGGATCATCCAGGCCAAGACCGACGCCGAGGGCGGCGAAGTCACCCCGGCCCAGATCTGGTCCGTCTTCCGCGACGAGTACCTGCCCGACGCGGACAACGCCTGGGGTCGGCTCCAGCTGCGTTCGGGCCAGTCCACGACCGACAAGGACGGCCAGGACACGCTGACCGTCGAGGCGGTCGTCGACGGCGTCGACACGGTGCTGACCGGCACCGGCAACGGCCCCATCTCGGCCTTCTTCGAGGCGCTGGCCACCGTGGGCCTGGACGCGCGGCTGCTGGACTACCAGGAGCACACCATGAGCGAGGGCGCCCGCGCCCAGGCCGCCTCGTACATCGAGTGCGCGATCGACGGAAAGGTGCTGTGGGGCATCGGGATCGACGCGAACACCACTCGGGCCTCCCTGAAGGCGGTAATTTCGGCTGTGAACCGCGCAGCCCGCTGA
- a CDS encoding M4 family metallopeptidase — protein MDAIDPVFCTIVPPHILDRLAEARDPALAEPARRTLDADAVRRTRRRLTATATPGPEARTAPPTGDAAAAAPQRTVYDCAHSTALPGTRIRGEGEQPAADTTVNRAYNGLGATFELLLSAYGRDSLDGAGLPLTASVHYDENYANAFWDGEQMVFGDGDGEIFLDFTLPVDVIAHELTHGLTQYSANLTYSGEAGALNESVSDVFGSLVKQFTLDQTAAEADWLIGAGLLTPRVSGVALRSMKAPGTAYDDDALGKDPQPGTMDGFVRTSSDNGGVHINSGIPNHAFYLLATELGGKAWERAGQIWFDVLTGGALAADATFADFAAGTAAAARDRFGADGAEHRATVKAWSQVGIAG, from the coding sequence ATGGACGCCATCGACCCCGTTTTCTGCACGATCGTGCCGCCGCACATCCTGGACAGGCTGGCCGAGGCCCGGGACCCTGCGCTCGCCGAGCCCGCCCGCCGGACCCTGGACGCGGACGCCGTACGGCGCACCCGCCGCCGGCTGACCGCGACCGCCACCCCCGGGCCCGAGGCCCGTACGGCGCCGCCGACGGGTGACGCGGCAGCGGCGGCCCCGCAGCGCACGGTGTACGACTGCGCGCACAGCACGGCCCTGCCGGGCACCCGGATCCGCGGCGAGGGCGAGCAGCCCGCCGCCGACACCACGGTGAACCGCGCGTACAACGGGCTGGGCGCCACCTTCGAGCTGCTGCTCTCGGCGTACGGGCGCGACTCGCTGGACGGCGCGGGGCTGCCGCTGACAGCGAGCGTGCACTACGACGAGAACTACGCGAACGCGTTCTGGGACGGCGAGCAGATGGTCTTCGGGGACGGCGACGGGGAGATCTTCCTCGACTTCACGCTCCCCGTGGACGTCATCGCGCACGAACTGACCCACGGCCTCACGCAGTACTCGGCCAACCTCACCTATTCCGGCGAGGCGGGCGCGCTCAACGAGTCCGTATCGGACGTCTTCGGCTCGCTGGTCAAGCAGTTCACCCTGGACCAGACGGCCGCCGAGGCGGACTGGCTGATCGGCGCCGGACTGCTCACCCCACGGGTCAGCGGGGTCGCGCTGCGCTCGATGAAGGCGCCGGGCACGGCGTACGACGACGACGCGCTCGGCAAGGACCCGCAGCCGGGCACGATGGACGGCTTCGTCCGCACGAGCAGCGACAACGGCGGTGTGCACATCAACTCGGGCATCCCGAACCACGCGTTCTACCTGCTGGCCACGGAGCTGGGCGGCAAGGCGTGGGAGCGGGCCGGGCAGATCTGGTTCGACGTGCTGACCGGCGGCGCCCTCGCGGCCGACGCGACCTTCGCGGACTTCGCGGCCGGTACGGCGGCTGCGGCGCGCGACCGCTTCGGCGCCGACGGCGCGGAGCACCGCGCGACGGTCAAGGCGTGGTCGCAGGTCGGGATCGCCGGATAA
- a CDS encoding protealysin inhibitor emfourin, whose translation MRIQVRRTGGFAGIERAAEVDTSGVPDAGAWHALAERALADSQDAPPAGVPDGFSYRITVDGRTVHCADPRLSESQRELVSRVLKEGA comes from the coding sequence ATGCGGATTCAGGTACGGCGCACGGGCGGTTTCGCCGGCATCGAGCGGGCGGCCGAGGTGGACACCTCGGGCGTGCCCGACGCCGGCGCCTGGCACGCCCTGGCGGAGCGGGCGCTCGCCGACAGCCAGGACGCGCCGCCGGCCGGCGTCCCGGACGGCTTCAGCTACCGGATCACGGTCGACGGACGTACGGTCCACTGCGCCGACCCGAGGCTGTCCGAGTCGCAACGGGAGCTGGTCTCGCGCGTCCTGAAGGAAGGCGCCTGA
- a CDS encoding TetR/AcrR family transcriptional regulator — MSTSDSALRRRLLDEAARILAEQGPAALSARRLVKEVGASTMAVYTHFGSMPGLVREVMREGFARFMERLRLVGRNDEDPVAELFALARGYHEFTLAEPHVYAVLFGGSALAGFELDDDDREMGLYVLRVPQDAIRRAMVAGRFHEADTGLRVRQLWCVLHGLIELEQTGYLKSRYTVDEFLDATLRDFAVGAGDSMEAATASLEAAALL, encoded by the coding sequence GTGTCAACCTCCGATTCCGCGCTACGCCGCCGTCTGCTGGACGAAGCCGCCCGCATCCTCGCCGAACAGGGCCCCGCCGCCCTCAGCGCGAGACGGCTCGTCAAGGAGGTCGGCGCCTCGACCATGGCCGTCTACACCCACTTCGGCTCCATGCCGGGGCTGGTCCGGGAGGTCATGCGCGAGGGGTTCGCCCGCTTCATGGAGCGGCTGCGGCTGGTGGGGCGCAACGACGAGGACCCCGTCGCCGAACTGTTCGCGCTGGCCCGCGGCTACCACGAGTTCACCCTCGCCGAACCGCACGTGTACGCGGTGCTGTTCGGCGGATCGGCGCTGGCCGGCTTCGAACTGGACGACGACGACCGGGAGATGGGCCTGTACGTCCTGCGTGTGCCGCAGGACGCGATCCGCCGGGCCATGGTGGCGGGCAGGTTCCACGAGGCCGACACCGGCCTTCGGGTACGCCAGCTCTGGTGCGTGCTGCACGGGCTGATCGAGCTGGAACAGACGGGCTACCTCAAGAGCCGCTACACCGTGGACGAGTTCCTCGATGCGACGCTGCGGGACTTCGCGGTCGGCGCGGGGGACTCGATGGAGGCGGCGACCGCGTCCCTCGAAGCCGCCGCCCTCCTCTGA
- a CDS encoding SGNH/GDSL hydrolase family protein — MLMTKQAIRARVPRLPEAAGDKGLSKNAAGAGGRPLRLLVLGDSTAAGVGAVRQEDALAGQLALAVTALTGREVSWRVVARSGATVRAVRRELLTRLTEPTEGWQPDLVLVVAGVNDALTFRRPRAFRADVERLVRDVRARLGHDVPMMFAGLPETDTMDALPHAVQLPLSGYLRLLDRQLKIVAGRHPALFHLHSGGPPKMPGDWMAADRFHPSASGYRAWARALSGRVATLVEAL, encoded by the coding sequence ATGCTGATGACCAAACAGGCGATACGGGCACGGGTGCCGAGGCTCCCGGAAGCCGCAGGGGACAAGGGCCTGTCCAAGAACGCAGCGGGCGCCGGGGGGCGCCCGCTGCGACTGCTCGTCCTGGGGGACTCGACGGCGGCCGGGGTCGGCGCGGTGCGGCAGGAGGACGCGCTGGCGGGCCAGTTGGCCCTCGCGGTGACCGCGCTCACCGGACGGGAGGTCTCCTGGCGGGTGGTGGCGCGCTCCGGCGCCACGGTGCGCGCCGTACGGCGGGAGCTGCTGACCCGGCTCACGGAGCCGACGGAGGGCTGGCAGCCGGATCTGGTGCTGGTGGTCGCCGGGGTGAACGACGCGCTCACGTTCCGCCGGCCGCGCGCGTTCCGCGCCGATGTGGAGCGGCTGGTGCGGGACGTCAGGGCGCGGCTCGGCCATGATGTGCCGATGATGTTCGCCGGGCTGCCGGAGACGGACACGATGGACGCGCTGCCTCACGCCGTCCAGCTGCCGCTCAGCGGGTATCTGCGGCTGCTCGACCGGCAGTTGAAGATCGTCGCCGGACGGCATCCCGCACTGTTCCATCTGCACTCGGGCGGGCCGCCGAAGATGCCGGGCGACTGGATGGCCGCCGACCGCTTCCACCCGTCGGCGAGCGGCTACCGCGCCTGGGCGCGGGCCCTGTCGGGGCGGGTGGCGACACTCGTAGAAGCACTGTGA
- the era gene encoding GTPase Era, which translates to MGAMSARTPSPETAEAPHRAGFACFVGRPNAGKSTLTNALVGQKVAITSNRPQTTRHTVRGIVHRPEAQLILVDTPGLHKPRTLLGERLNDIVRTTWAEVDVIGFCLPADEKLGPGDRFIVKELAAIKKTPKIAVVTKTDLVDSKTLAEQLIAIDQIGRELGLEWAEIIPVSAVADQQVGLLADLLVPLLPESPPLYPEGDLTDEPEQVMVAELIREAALEGVRDELPHSIAVVVEEMLPREDRPADRPLLDIHANVYIERPSQKGIIIGPKGKRLKEVGTKSRKHIEALLGTPVFLDLHVKVAKDWQRDPKQLRKLGF; encoded by the coding sequence ATGGGCGCCATGAGCGCTCGTACCCCTTCACCCGAGACAGCCGAAGCACCCCACAGGGCCGGCTTCGCCTGCTTCGTAGGCCGCCCCAACGCGGGCAAATCCACCCTCACGAACGCTCTGGTCGGACAGAAGGTGGCCATCACCTCCAACCGGCCGCAGACCACCCGGCACACCGTCCGCGGCATCGTGCACCGGCCCGAGGCGCAGCTGATCCTCGTGGACACCCCCGGCCTCCACAAGCCGCGCACCCTGCTCGGCGAGCGCCTCAACGACATCGTGCGGACCACCTGGGCCGAGGTCGACGTGATCGGCTTCTGTCTGCCCGCCGACGAGAAGCTGGGCCCCGGGGACCGCTTCATCGTCAAGGAACTGGCCGCGATCAAGAAGACGCCGAAGATCGCCGTCGTCACGAAGACGGACCTGGTCGACTCCAAGACACTCGCCGAGCAGCTCATCGCGATCGACCAGATCGGCCGCGAACTGGGCCTGGAGTGGGCCGAGATCATCCCCGTGTCGGCCGTCGCCGACCAGCAGGTCGGTCTGCTGGCCGACCTGCTGGTGCCGCTGCTTCCGGAGAGCCCCCCGCTCTACCCGGAGGGCGACCTCACCGACGAGCCCGAGCAGGTCATGGTGGCCGAGCTGATCAGGGAGGCCGCGCTGGAGGGCGTACGGGACGAGCTGCCGCACTCGATCGCCGTCGTGGTCGAGGAGATGCTGCCGCGCGAGGACCGCCCGGCCGACCGGCCGCTGCTGGACATCCACGCCAACGTCTACATCGAGCGGCCCAGCCAGAAGGGCATCATCATCGGCCCGAAGGGCAAGCGGCTCAAGGAGGTCGGGACGAAGTCCCGCAAGCACATCGAGGCGCTGCTGGGCACCCCGGTCTTCCTCGACCTGCATGTGAAGGTCGCGAAGGACTGGCAGCGGGACCCGAAGCAGCTGCGGAAGCTCGGTTTCTGA
- a CDS encoding cytidine deaminase has product MTQSAGPGPADIDPEDRKIITLARATRARNGVAEGAAVRDETGRTYVAGTVDLDSLKLSALRTAVAMAVASGATSLEAAAVVTEAAEAAAEDRAAVRDLGGPATPVLLAAPDGTLRSTVDAG; this is encoded by the coding sequence ATGACACAGAGCGCCGGGCCAGGACCCGCGGACATCGACCCGGAGGACCGCAAGATCATCACGCTCGCCCGCGCCACCCGCGCCCGCAACGGGGTGGCCGAGGGCGCGGCGGTACGTGACGAGACGGGCCGTACGTACGTCGCCGGCACGGTCGATCTCGACTCCCTCAAACTGAGCGCGCTGCGCACCGCCGTCGCGATGGCCGTCGCCAGCGGGGCGACGTCACTCGAAGCCGCCGCCGTCGTCACCGAGGCCGCGGAAGCGGCGGCCGAGGACCGCGCGGCGGTACGCGATCTCGGCGGCCCCGCGACCCCGGTCCTGCTGGCGGCCCCGGACGGGACGCTGCGCTCCACGGTCGACGCGGGCTGA
- a CDS encoding polysaccharide pyruvyl transferase family protein — translation MKRILIRSGKSPFRVASQEEFIQQDLIGTNSGNLLFSDATYKILLTQDTELTSNGLKTVPTAERAKEINEQYDAFVIPLANAFRPSFRASLDRMSTLIEQLTIPVVVLGVGAQVNENYDTKRLAPMELSVKRFVRAVLERSPSIGVRGELTASYLKDLGFNDVDIIGCPSMFMYGETFPRPRDPGFIDSSSRIGINLSPGAVSVGDVAALARNAYERFPDLTYFAQNLADAELLFWGDTSSGVTAGRDKGLPRRMTHPLFQENKVRVPLDPRTWLEELATHDFVYGTRIHGNIAPLLAGTPSVVLVHDSRTLELCRYYDIPHRMLRGLPGDIHPRDLYEEADYGPLLSNHRERWDRFKGFLDRNGLENTFSHGDGGAAYDARVAALKLPPPVSVWDSSDDGALRYRFSRLHERLAQAERSVLALTAQNKELMKRLTTMERRMSADGSRIGPAIRRRVRKMRPHG, via the coding sequence ATGAAGCGCATACTCATCCGCTCAGGGAAGAGCCCGTTCCGTGTCGCGTCCCAAGAGGAGTTCATCCAGCAGGACCTGATCGGCACGAACTCCGGGAATCTCCTGTTCAGCGACGCGACGTACAAGATCCTGCTCACCCAGGACACCGAGTTGACGTCGAACGGGCTGAAGACCGTGCCGACGGCCGAGCGGGCGAAGGAGATCAACGAACAGTACGACGCGTTCGTCATCCCGCTCGCCAACGCCTTCCGGCCCAGCTTCCGCGCCTCGCTCGACCGGATGTCCACCCTGATCGAGCAGCTCACCATTCCGGTGGTGGTGCTGGGAGTCGGCGCACAGGTCAATGAGAATTACGACACCAAGCGGCTCGCCCCGATGGAGCTGTCGGTCAAACGCTTCGTCAGGGCCGTGCTGGAGAGATCACCTTCGATCGGCGTGCGCGGTGAACTGACCGCCTCGTACCTCAAGGACCTCGGCTTCAACGACGTCGACATCATCGGCTGTCCCTCGATGTTCATGTACGGCGAGACCTTCCCCCGGCCGCGCGACCCGGGGTTCATTGACAGTTCGTCCCGAATAGGGATAAACCTCTCGCCCGGTGCCGTGAGCGTCGGTGACGTGGCCGCGCTGGCCCGCAACGCGTACGAACGCTTCCCGGACCTCACCTACTTCGCGCAGAACCTCGCCGACGCCGAGCTGCTGTTCTGGGGCGACACCTCCAGCGGCGTCACCGCCGGCCGCGACAAGGGCCTCCCCCGCCGGATGACGCACCCGCTCTTCCAGGAGAACAAGGTCAGGGTCCCGCTCGACCCGAGGACCTGGCTGGAAGAACTGGCCACCCACGACTTCGTCTACGGCACCCGCATCCACGGCAACATCGCGCCGCTCCTCGCGGGCACGCCCAGCGTGGTGCTGGTCCACGACTCGCGGACCCTCGAACTCTGCCGGTACTACGACATCCCGCACCGGATGCTGCGCGGCCTGCCCGGCGACATCCACCCCAGGGACCTGTACGAGGAAGCCGACTACGGGCCGCTGCTGAGCAACCACCGCGAGCGCTGGGACCGGTTCAAGGGCTTCCTCGACCGCAACGGCCTGGAGAACACCTTCAGTCACGGTGACGGCGGCGCCGCGTACGACGCCCGGGTCGCCGCCCTGAAGCTGCCGCCGCCCGTCAGCGTCTGGGACAGCTCCGACGACGGCGCGCTGCGCTACCGCTTCAGCAGGCTGCACGAGCGGCTGGCGCAGGCCGAGCGGAGCGTTCTCGCGCTGACCGCGCAGAACAAGGAACTGATGAAGCGGCTCACCACGATGGAGCGGCGGATGTCGGCCGACGGCTCGCGCATCGGTCCCGCCATCCGCCGCCGCGTACGCAAGATGCGGCCCCACGGCTGA
- a CDS encoding MmcQ/YjbR family DNA-binding protein, producing the protein MTPGELTEFCLGFNGSSRETPFSRSPGLSVFKVGAKIFAFCSLDDEPLRVALKCAPEEAVRLREAYPAIVPGWHLNKRHWNTVTVGDLPPRMVRELIEDSYDLVVAGLPRADRLRLDRP; encoded by the coding sequence GTGACCCCCGGAGAACTGACGGAGTTCTGCCTCGGGTTCAACGGGAGTTCGCGCGAGACACCGTTCTCGCGCAGCCCCGGCCTCTCGGTCTTCAAGGTGGGGGCGAAGATCTTCGCGTTCTGCTCGCTGGACGACGAGCCGCTGCGGGTCGCCCTCAAGTGCGCGCCGGAGGAGGCGGTCAGGCTCCGGGAGGCGTATCCGGCGATCGTCCCTGGCTGGCATCTCAACAAGCGGCACTGGAACACCGTGACGGTCGGCGACCTCCCGCCGCGCATGGTGCGGGAGTTGATCGAGGACTCCTACGACCTGGTGGTCGCCGGGCTGCCCCGGGCCGACCGCCTCCGCCTCGACCGGCCCTGA
- a CDS encoding hemolysin family protein, whose translation MTAQLIVGAVALVVVAWLAASAEAGLARVSSFRAAEAVRSGRKGAAKLAQIAADPTRYLNVALLVRVACEMAAGVLVTYVCLKEFDATWEALLVAIGVMVLVSYVAVGVSPRTIGRQHPLNTATAAAYVLLPLARVMGPVPQLLILLGNALTPGKGFRKGPFASEAELRAMVDLAEQESLIEDDERRMVHSVFELGDTLVREVMVPRTDLVSIERYKTIRQALTLALRSGFSRIPVTGENEDDIVGVVYLKDLVRKTHINRESEADLVSTAMRPAAFVPDTKNAGDLLREMQQERSHVAVVIDEYGGTAGIVTIEDILEEIVGEITDEYDRELPPVEEIGDGSYRVTARLDIGDLGELFGLDEYDDEDVETVGGLLAKALGRVPIAGASAKVELPDGRVLRLTAESPAGRRNKIVTVLAQPVVAEEKQGAASS comes from the coding sequence ATGACCGCACAGCTGATCGTCGGGGCCGTCGCCCTGGTCGTCGTCGCCTGGCTGGCGGCCTCGGCCGAGGCGGGCCTCGCCCGCGTCTCCAGCTTCCGCGCGGCCGAGGCCGTCAGGTCGGGGCGCAAGGGCGCGGCCAAGCTGGCCCAGATCGCCGCCGACCCCACCCGCTACCTCAACGTCGCCCTGCTGGTGCGGGTGGCCTGCGAGATGGCGGCGGGCGTGCTCGTCACGTACGTGTGCCTCAAGGAGTTCGACGCGACCTGGGAGGCGCTGCTCGTCGCGATCGGGGTGATGGTCCTCGTCTCGTACGTGGCCGTCGGCGTCTCACCGCGCACCATCGGCAGGCAGCACCCGCTGAACACGGCGACGGCGGCCGCGTACGTCCTGCTGCCGCTGGCCAGGGTGATGGGCCCGGTCCCGCAGCTGCTGATCCTCCTCGGCAACGCCCTCACGCCCGGCAAGGGCTTCCGCAAGGGGCCGTTCGCGAGCGAGGCCGAGCTGCGCGCGATGGTCGACCTCGCCGAGCAGGAGTCCCTGATCGAGGACGACGAGCGCCGCATGGTGCACTCCGTCTTCGAGCTGGGCGACACGCTCGTACGGGAGGTCATGGTGCCGCGCACGGACCTGGTCTCCATCGAGCGGTACAAGACGATCCGTCAGGCCCTGACGCTGGCGCTGCGGTCGGGCTTCTCCAGGATCCCGGTGACGGGGGAGAACGAGGACGACATCGTCGGGGTCGTCTATCTCAAGGACCTGGTCAGGAAGACCCACATCAACCGCGAGTCGGAGGCCGATCTGGTCTCCACGGCGATGCGCCCGGCCGCCTTCGTGCCCGACACGAAGAACGCCGGGGACCTGCTGCGTGAGATGCAGCAGGAGCGCAGCCATGTCGCCGTCGTCATCGACGAGTACGGCGGCACGGCGGGCATCGTCACGATCGAGGACATCCTGGAGGAGATCGTCGGCGAGATCACCGACGAGTACGACAGGGAGCTGCCGCCGGTCGAGGAGATCGGCGACGGCTCGTACCGGGTCACGGCCCGGCTCGACATCGGCGACCTCGGGGAGCTGTTCGGTCTCGACGAGTACGACGACGAGGACGTGGAGACGGTCGGCGGACTGCTGGCGAAGGCCCTCGGGCGCGTCCCGATCGCCGGCGCGAGCGCCAAGGTCGAGCTGCCGGACGGCCGGGTCCTGCGACTGACGGCCGAGTCTCCGGCGGGCCGCCGCAACAAGATCGTCACGGTACTCGCGCAGCCGGTGGTGGCCGAGGAGAAGCAAGGGGCGGCTTCGTCGTGA
- the ybeY gene encoding rRNA maturation RNase YbeY — MSIDVNNESGIEVDEQAVLDVARYALTRMRIHPLSELSVIVVDEAAMEQLHMQWMDLPGPTDVMSFPMDELRPPVKDEEEPPQGLLGDIVLCPEVAKKQGEEAPTQHTMDEELQLLTVHGVLHLLGYDHDVPDEKAEMFGLQAAIVDGWRGERGLTGPSPAPTVS; from the coding sequence ATGTCGATCGACGTCAACAACGAGTCAGGTATCGAGGTCGACGAGCAGGCGGTCCTCGACGTCGCCCGCTACGCGCTCACGCGGATGCGTATCCACCCGCTCTCCGAACTGTCGGTGATCGTCGTGGACGAGGCCGCCATGGAGCAGCTGCACATGCAGTGGATGGACCTGCCGGGTCCGACCGATGTCATGTCCTTCCCGATGGACGAGCTGCGTCCGCCGGTCAAGGACGAGGAGGAGCCCCCGCAGGGGCTCCTCGGTGACATCGTGCTCTGCCCCGAGGTCGCGAAGAAGCAGGGCGAGGAAGCGCCGACGCAGCACACCATGGACGAGGAGCTGCAGCTCCTCACCGTCCACGGTGTGCTGCATCTGCTCGGGTACGACCATGACGTGCCGGACGAGAAGGCCGAGATGTTCGGCCTCCAGGCCGCCATCGTCGACGGCTGGCGGGGTGAGCGCGGTCTTACGGGTCCGTCGCCCGCGCCGACCGTGTCATGA
- a CDS encoding PhoH family protein has translation MTQTPTAQNGRSPETGQARAHFTVPDKHPMVTVLGSRDSLLRVIESAFPDADIHVRGNEISASGSAADVAMIQRLFDEMMLVLRTGQPMTEDAVERSIAMLRASEDGGADGPETPAEVLTQNILSSRGRTIRPKTLNQKRYVDAIDKNTIVFGIGPAGTGKTYLAMAKAVQALLAKQVTRIILTRPAVEAGERLGFLPGTLYEKIDPYLRPLYDALHDMLEPDSIPRLMAAGTIEVAPLAYMRGRTLNDAFIILDEAQNTSPEQMKMFLTRLGFESKIVITGDVTQVDLPGGTKSGLRQVQDILEGVDDVHFSRLTSEDVVRHKLVGRIVDAYEKYDSRNGNEQHR, from the coding sequence ATGACTCAGACACCTACAGCCCAGAATGGCAGGTCCCCCGAGACGGGACAGGCGCGTGCCCACTTCACCGTCCCTGACAAACATCCGATGGTGACGGTTCTGGGTTCGAGGGATTCCCTGCTGCGTGTGATCGAGTCGGCTTTCCCCGACGCCGACATCCATGTACGGGGCAATGAGATCAGCGCCAGTGGCAGCGCGGCTGACGTCGCGATGATCCAGCGCCTGTTCGACGAAATGATGCTGGTGCTCCGCACCGGTCAGCCGATGACGGAGGACGCAGTGGAACGTTCGATCGCCATGCTCAGGGCGAGCGAGGACGGCGGCGCGGACGGACCCGAGACGCCCGCCGAGGTGCTCACCCAGAACATCCTCTCCAGCCGGGGGCGCACGATCCGGCCGAAGACCCTCAACCAGAAGCGCTATGTCGACGCCATCGACAAGAACACGATCGTGTTCGGCATCGGCCCCGCCGGTACGGGCAAGACGTATCTCGCCATGGCCAAGGCGGTCCAGGCCCTGCTGGCCAAGCAGGTCACCCGGATCATCCTGACCAGGCCCGCCGTCGAGGCGGGGGAGCGGCTGGGCTTCCTGCCCGGCACGCTCTACGAGAAGATCGACCCGTATCTGCGCCCGCTCTACGACGCGCTGCACGACATGCTGGAGCCGGACTCGATCCCGCGGCTGATGGCGGCGGGCACGATCGAGGTCGCCCCGCTGGCGTACATGCGAGGCCGCACCCTCAACGACGCGTTCATCATCCTGGACGAGGCGCAGAACACCAGCCCCGAGCAGATGAAGATGTTCCTGACGAGGCTCGGCTTCGAATCGAAGATCGTCATCACGGGCGACGTCACCCAGGTCGACCTCCCGGGCGGCACGAAGAGCGGTCTGCGCCAGGTCCAGGACATCCTGGAGGGCGTCGACGACGTGCACTTCTCCCGGCTCACGTCGGAGGACGTCGTACGGCACAAGCTCGTCGGCCGTATCGTCGACGCCTACGAGAAGTACGACAGCCGCAACGGCAACGAGCAGCACCGCTGA